The following DNA comes from Seriola aureovittata isolate HTS-2021-v1 ecotype China chromosome 15, ASM2101889v1, whole genome shotgun sequence.
tctgttgttgaacTAATAGTTCGCACATTTAAAAGACCAAGTGTCCTTCACTGATTTTATAAGAGACTGTGAGTAAAACCCTGCGGTCGAAGGCatgatatgaaataaaaaagtaaaaacaataaaaaggtcAGTTAAAAACAGGCTGAGTTGgacaaaggaggagaaagagttTCTCCAAAACTATCATCCAAACAACACGGTGAAGCATCCACTGGGTTTTAACTGTTACAAAACACCTTTTTGGCACATTTACATCGTGTTGACCAATAAAAACAGGTTCCTTAACTGtatttctctatttttcttttacagtttaGGATAACTTTTATTATCAGAGTATTTCTATACCAACACTGTACTCACCAGTGTAACTGCTGAGATCTGTCGACATGGCAACATAACAATCAGACGggttgtaaatgtaaaagtttgGGTGATAAGTTTATTGAACTTGTGACCTGGAGCTTTGTTGAGAACCCGACTGATTGTTTGACGGCTCGTTTTTCTTGCCTCGtctgatttagtttttgttgttaaattgATTTGTTGAACTGTTGATCTCATTAAAACtttcattttctgatattttatggaccaaacaaggaattgattaattgagtaTGAAGATAATCCAGGTTAGTGGGTTGGTTTCGTAGCTTCACTTTCCGAGTAATGCGTGAAACATATAATTTTTGGAAATGTCCTTATGTGTACGACGTGGATGCAGCTGAAGaaataatatcatataatatcTGGATTATTTTTTTACCAAGATGTTTTTTATCTCCTGGCACTTCCACATCGTGTTCGTGATGTAGCCGCATGTACAGATCTCAGCAGTTGACTTTGAGTCTTATTtgacagaaatgatgaaaaactagacgctgtaaaaaaataaaaagataaaaaatggaGCTACCCTTTAAAGAAATCCTCAGAGCCTTGAAATTGATTTACAGTTCGACttatttaaagacatttcatgAGAAAATGACATAAGTTAAATTAGAACAACTCTTTtctttacaataatattttcttaaaatgttttatgcaACTGGGCACCGGCCTGCAAAAGGCATTTTCATGTACTTTGTCAAGCTGTAGTAAGCATGCACTTATATGAGTTATTAATGAGCAAAATGTGTGTTCAAGAGCACAACCAGTAAAACTACAATCCAGAGATTTTCCCTTTAAATGCTGAAAGATggatgatgagaaaaaaaaaaaatgaaaagagaggagCAAAATGGGAAGAACCTCCTTATGCTCGACTGTGGACTTGCAGAGCGCTGGCGTTTTCTCATAGAGATTAAATTCCCCTCACTCTGCACCTCAGTTTTGGGgggggaagaaataaaaaaccgGTGGCTGCCACgaaaggagcagcagctcctcattTAGCACGGTAAACAAGAAGCTTTGAAGTCAGCCATTTAAAATAGGatttacatgaataaataaatcgcTCACTGATGTGCGAGCTGCAACACTGTTCGTGAAATCGCACAAGAAGGCAGAAGGCTTTGGGTAATCGTCTGtgatgctaacacacacacatgacactgCAAATACTATTGACAGGTTATAGTCTGGGAATTATTAATAAATACCACCTGCTCTGCTTTACAGTACGTCTTTGTTTAAACTCTGCAATGATCTCATATCAGCATTCATTATCTTGGATCTCACCAAGGATGAATGTCTTTGCCTCATGTGATGGATGACAAACAGTGAGAGTTTATATTGAACACTTTATTGATGTCATCGTTCATTGAGATGAGGCATCGCACAAAGCCTCTCGCTGTATGAATGAACAATGAgatcctttttttgttttttttatttgtgtcacaCGCCTcagtataaaaaatataataaaattaaaaataataatgaaaacgCTCGTGTCCTCACGAGGGATGGGGCTCGATAGCATTTTATTGAATTCAAATCCACAATCTGAATCCTCATGAATCCCTTTCTGAATCTCATCTTGTCTCATGtgagtaaagaataaaagatgaagtGAAGTGAGTGGCAGCTGGATTAACCTGAGCAGCAGAACATAAGAAATGTTAATCAAAAGGTATCTGACACATTTACTTAACGACTGTCGTTTACTGTACTTCACCAGCTAATTAGTCCAAATATTGAAGCTGCTACCTACAGACGAGTCCGAGTTGTAGACAAGCTGAACattaaagatttgtttttttaagtaactTTGCCAAGAAATATGTCCAGGAGAAGCTGTAGATATTGAAATTTCATCATCAGATACCATTAGATTAAAATTAAggttttaatctgtaaaattaaaaacagttttatccagtttttcttttttttttttttgttagacgGTTAACAAGGTGTCTGTTCCTCTGCTGAAATTCTACTTTTAAAGTTTTGTGCGTTTCTAATTTAGCTTTTCTTCTGATTACAAAGCATCTTAATGCATGTTTGATGATTTAAATAATGAGTTAGAAAATGCTTCCTGCTGAGCTTTGCTACTTTCACATCCACACTGTAGAGCTCGGACAGAAGTGGTGCGTTAATGAGATTTTGCCCCTAAGCCTTTGTCATAATAACAGATATCAGACTGGTGTTTCGAGGCTGAGTAACAGTAACACTGTCAGTGTAAACGTCTTCATTTCCActgcagtaacagcagcagaacataCGGAAGCACGTCAATCAGCTGCCAGACTCTTTTATAAAGCCGCTTTTGTGTTAGATGTAGATCTAACCAACCACAAGGTGTGAACAGCTGCTTGAAATCTGCACTAATCTAAGAGCTGTTATAGTCGCTGCTTCCTGTGCCTGAAAAATTTTAGATGTCAAATTGAAGAATGTGGAATGAATTACAATCACTGCTGCAGAAACGTTGCTCTCTGTTGATGTTTTGAGGTATTTGTAATCTGCTGAAAAGGCTCTTGTGTTGTTTTAGGTTGTTGAATTATTTTACATGATTGTGttagaaaatgtttcattttgattttgtgacATATTTTGTGTGATCTGACTGTGTCACTGCTGCTTGTCTTGTAAAAGTAAATGTCCTCACATTAATACTGACACCAAGTGATGTAACACAGTCAACGTTACCCTTATTCTGTTCCTGCATGTGTCGTTTTTCCACTGCACAAAGGAGATTATGACGttatttaataaatgatgaactgatttatGGTCTTCAAACTTCCTTCGCTCTGTATTTTTCATCGTTCTTTTACTGTGATGTGAGATTCGTGAGCGTCGCACCTTAACGACTGTAACTTTCACTGGATCCAAAACGGACCCAGCTATCGAGACCCAACCCCCGgtcctccctgtctctgtgtgccgcctctctctctctctctctctctctctctctctctgctcgctTCCCTCTGGTGGTTACATTTATGTGTCATGGATGGAGAACAGAAACGGACGTCTGCAGTGCTGCCTGTCTCTGGATCAGTCTTTGCTTACATGATTGTGACAGCCACTGTTTGGTTCCCCGCTTGGAAGACCTCTCAAACCGGCCTTTCTtcatcctccacctcttcctcctccctctcctcctccccccttcctcgAGCTTATCGGTACGGCGGCTCGGGCTGTTGAGGGTTCGGCCTGTAAAGCTGCTGCACTCTCACCGGCCGCCCGTTAGCCGGCCAGCCCCCCGATAGCTGTCCGATGACCCTGAGGCCGACCGGCTGGCCGTGTCCTGGAAGCGGGGTGCTGGGGCTGAGGATGTGGGTCTGTCCCAGCTGAGGTTCGGGTGGGGGGGTACTACTTTGATGGACGGGGGCTGAAGCAGGGGGAGAAACGGGGTaatgagggaggaggatggCTGGCGTGAGGCCGTAGCGGACCTGGAACACTCTTAAAGGTCCTTGCGCTACGAAGCCGTTGGGCCGGTGCGGCTCCTGAACGTGCTCCGAGTCCTTCCTCACCTCCGGGACTTTACTCTCCTCCTTGGTTTTGCTCGGCTGCCGCTTGGCTTGAGCTATCTCCTGCATCTTCTCCGCTTGCGCCCGGCGGATATGATACGTCTTCCTGGAGCTTTGGAAGGAGTCCAAGAACTCATCCAGGCTTACGTTCCCCTCCATGaacttctccagcagctcctgtgaAGCAGGGCAGACAAATAAACCGGCATCAGCAGACAGGACAACACACAAAGGGAGGTCCAACCGCGGGGAGCCATTCAAACAAACTCCTCTGAGTATAAAGAGGATTTAATCAGCTCTGGGATGTTTACCCACGAACTTTGGCACAGTTTGGCGGCTACAGTATTTCACTGTAAGACCATTTTACACAGCTAACAATGATCCATGTGCGGTAACTGTTACATTTGGCCGAGCTTGAAAGCCGTGTGATCCGTCTCTGTATGTGTTCCCAGGATGTGAGGAGCTGAGTCTGGTTGAGCTGAACACCGAGAGCAGAAGTTATATTTGTGAAGTAAATCACTGCATTAACCACAGTAACTGTTTCAAAGCCAGTTCTACACTGGACCGGACCCAGTGTAGAACTGGACTGGGACTGAAGAGAAGCAGATTGATGTACTCACATTTTGGATTCAGATTAAATTCAGCGTGAGGCTTGTAGCCAAAATACGAAGGGTAAAGTTTTTCAGAGTTTTTTTCAGTCATACTGGTcacagaatgatggagaccagTACCAGGGTGTCTACAGAGATTCAGGGATGAATTTACTACCTTTTTACTACCTTTTTACTAccttcacaatattttttactaCCAGCACAACTTTATGCTACAACTTTAGCGGCGTAAAGTGTGGCCTACCTGTGCCCccattattttttctgtgctggttttttttttttttttaaacttaggGGCACGAGTGCTCCGGGTGGGGGGGCATAATAGAGCCATGATCATAGGAGTTGAATTAATCAAGAGGTCACAACAGGCCTTGCTCCATAGGTTTTACTCaatgtaaaaagtcaaaaacaattGCATAACAATTACAagacttttcagaataaataacttaatttaaGTTCAACACTGGGCACAATAActggccaacacacacacacacacacacacacacacacacacacagagggagcaaACTTTAAGTGTAAGTCTGGTGTAAATTGACCCATAGTCCTGTTGTATAAGCTCACCACATGCAGCACATAGGAAAAAGAATGAGACAATTTGGGACAACATAGGCCAAGTTATGGACAGGCAGCTTAAAGCCGACCCAAGGGGACATGCTTTGGGggagttagcagttagcactgCCCCCATGC
Coding sequences within:
- the vps37d gene encoding vacuolar protein sorting-associated protein 37D; the protein is MSSLKESSTCPDGYRALNTSELTELLQNDDKMDQIIRLNETFQDLQVDRETLMTSNRSLAEESLAQRPRLNNGKLQLAEKYRELSKLATKCWEKQSQLDARVQKNGLQTVQNLLQEEVARAEEHSEELLEKFMEGNVSLDEFLDSFQSSRKTYHIRRAQAEKMQEIAQAKRQPSKTKEESKVPEVRKDSEHVQEPHRPNGFVAQGPLRVFQVRYGLTPAILLPHYPVSPPASAPVHQSSTPPPEPQLGQTHILSPSTPLPGHGQPVGLRVIGQLSGGWPANGRPVRVQQLYRPNPQQPEPPYR